From the genome of Labrus bergylta chromosome 12, fLabBer1.1, whole genome shotgun sequence, one region includes:
- the si:ch211-156j16.1 gene encoding uncharacterized protein si:ch211-156j16.1 isoform X1: protein MNVQLLLLLALVGPFCAFTHASPTEIPTELDVAVTEAAPEVIPEPTEAQKEELTVVTAPSATEPVVDPEEVVTEAPEAKEVTDVASPALTEVQIAETENPIAAATEALEPAITDAPAAEPETPAAPEAPTEAEEVTVEVTAAAGVETNEEVVVEEDPEEVLSSGQVVGIVIGALLAVVIVIAVVIAVVRRMGKYSSQKNKKPAKKDSILVSPLRKKSSKQQERPRFWKF, encoded by the exons ATGAATGTTCAGCTGCTGCTCCTATTGGCCCTGGTTGGCCCTTTCTGTGCCTTCACACATGCAA gtcCCACAGAGATCCCTACAGAACTTGATGTTGCAGTTACTGAGGCTGCACCAGAAGTCATCCCTGAGCCTACAGAGGCTCAAAAAGAAGAGCTCACTGTTGTCACTGCTCCTTCAGCAACCGAACCAGTGGTGGACCCTGAAGAAGTTGTAACAGAAGCACCTGAAGCAAAAGAGGTCACAGATGTTGCGTCTCCTGCCCTTACAGAGGTGCAAATTGCAGAGACAGAAAACCCTATTGCTGCTGCTACTGAAGCCCTAGAACCTGCTATCACTgatgctcctgctgctgagccagaaactcctgcagctcctgagGCTCCCACTGAGGCAGAAGAGGTCACTGTTGAGGTGACAGCAGCTGCGGGGGTAGAAACGAATGAAGAAGTGGTGGTTGAGGAAGACCCTGAGG AGGTCCTGAGTTCTGGCCAAGTAGTCGGCATTGTGATTGGTGCTCTGTTGGCAGTGGTCATCGTCATCGCCGTAGTGATAGCTGTGGTGAGAAGGATGGGCAAATACTC GTCTCAGAAGAACAAAAAACCTGCGAAAAAAGACAGCATTTTGGTTTCT CCCTTGAGGAAAAAGTCTTCCAAGCAGCAAGAGCGCCCAAGGTTCTGGAAATTCTGA
- the si:ch211-156j16.1 gene encoding cytochrome c1 isoform X3 codes for MNVQLLLLLALVGPFCAFTHASPTEIPTELDVAVTEAAPEVIPEPTEAQKEELTVVTAPSATEPVVDPEEVVTEAPEAKEVTDVASPALTEVQIAETENPIAAATEALEPAITDAPAAEPETPAAPEAPTEAEEVTVEVTAAAGVETNEEVVVEEDPEEVLSSGQVVGIVIGALLAVVIVIAVVIAVVRRMGKYSP; via the exons ATGAATGTTCAGCTGCTGCTCCTATTGGCCCTGGTTGGCCCTTTCTGTGCCTTCACACATGCAA gtcCCACAGAGATCCCTACAGAACTTGATGTTGCAGTTACTGAGGCTGCACCAGAAGTCATCCCTGAGCCTACAGAGGCTCAAAAAGAAGAGCTCACTGTTGTCACTGCTCCTTCAGCAACCGAACCAGTGGTGGACCCTGAAGAAGTTGTAACAGAAGCACCTGAAGCAAAAGAGGTCACAGATGTTGCGTCTCCTGCCCTTACAGAGGTGCAAATTGCAGAGACAGAAAACCCTATTGCTGCTGCTACTGAAGCCCTAGAACCTGCTATCACTgatgctcctgctgctgagccagaaactcctgcagctcctgagGCTCCCACTGAGGCAGAAGAGGTCACTGTTGAGGTGACAGCAGCTGCGGGGGTAGAAACGAATGAAGAAGTGGTGGTTGAGGAAGACCCTGAGG AGGTCCTGAGTTCTGGCCAAGTAGTCGGCATTGTGATTGGTGCTCTGTTGGCAGTGGTCATCGTCATCGCCGTAGTGATAGCTGTGGTGAGAAGGATGGGCAAATACTC CCCTTGA
- the si:ch211-156j16.1 gene encoding uncharacterized protein si:ch211-156j16.1 isoform X2 — MNVQLLLLLALVGPFCAFTHASPTEIPTELDVAVTEAAPEVIPEPTEAQKEELTVVTAPSATEPVVDPEEVVTEAPEAKEVTDVASPALTEVQIAETENPIAAATEALEPAITDAPAAEPETPAAPEAPTEAEEVTVEVTAAAGVETNEEVVVEEDPEEVLSSGQVVGIVIGALLAVVIVIAVVIAVVRRMGKYSSQKNKKPAKKDSILPLRKKSSKQQERPRFWKF; from the exons ATGAATGTTCAGCTGCTGCTCCTATTGGCCCTGGTTGGCCCTTTCTGTGCCTTCACACATGCAA gtcCCACAGAGATCCCTACAGAACTTGATGTTGCAGTTACTGAGGCTGCACCAGAAGTCATCCCTGAGCCTACAGAGGCTCAAAAAGAAGAGCTCACTGTTGTCACTGCTCCTTCAGCAACCGAACCAGTGGTGGACCCTGAAGAAGTTGTAACAGAAGCACCTGAAGCAAAAGAGGTCACAGATGTTGCGTCTCCTGCCCTTACAGAGGTGCAAATTGCAGAGACAGAAAACCCTATTGCTGCTGCTACTGAAGCCCTAGAACCTGCTATCACTgatgctcctgctgctgagccagaaactcctgcagctcctgagGCTCCCACTGAGGCAGAAGAGGTCACTGTTGAGGTGACAGCAGCTGCGGGGGTAGAAACGAATGAAGAAGTGGTGGTTGAGGAAGACCCTGAGG AGGTCCTGAGTTCTGGCCAAGTAGTCGGCATTGTGATTGGTGCTCTGTTGGCAGTGGTCATCGTCATCGCCGTAGTGATAGCTGTGGTGAGAAGGATGGGCAAATACTC GTCTCAGAAGAACAAAAAACCTGCGAAAAAAGACAGCATTTTG CCCTTGAGGAAAAAGTCTTCCAAGCAGCAAGAGCGCCCAAGGTTCTGGAAATTCTGA